The Phycisphaeraceae bacterium genomic sequence CAATGGTCATGTCTTTAAGCAGGCGGTCACCGCAGTTTTTCCAGGAACCGCCGTAGTCATTGAGTGTGGATACACCCATGCCGTGAAGTTTTTTTGCCAGCTCGCGTCGCTGGTCGGTTGACCAGTCACGCGGTAGCGAGCCATCACCCGCAACACCGCCGCACATGAAAATGACCTGATCAAAGATATCGTGATATTCACTGACGGTCTGGATCGCCCCCTCCGCGTGTTCCTTGACCATCCACGCGGAAACAAGTCTGCGGGTCTTGCTTGGACGAAAGATGAGATTAGTAGCGGTTGTTGTCATGATTTTTATCCCGTTGAAGAATGGTGCGCCCAGCTTATTCCCAGGATACGGCGTACAACACGTTATCAAAACAACATGTAAACGATTTTCGTAGAAGAGGAGACCGCTTTGCGCGTGTGGCGTTAGGCTCCGTTACGATGTTCTTCACCCAGACTTCCTGGACGATGAAATGGGTTTTCTTTCCCTACCCGCTGCACTGTTTGCTGCTGCGATATTCATTCCGCTGCTGGTGGCGTTGTATTTCCTCAAGCTCAGGAGGAAGCGCGTAGCTGTAAGCTCGACTTTACTTTGGAAAAAAGCCATCCAGGACATGCAGGTCAATGCGCCGTTTCAACGGCTCAGGAAAAGCTTGCTCCTGCTGCTGCAATTACTCATTCTTCTTGCGTTACTCGTTGCTTTTGCGCGACCGACTTTTGATCAGTCTGCCAAGCCCGGCCAGCGAATGGTAATCCTGATTGATCGTTCTGCTTCGATGAATGCGACTGATATCTCTCCCACACGTTTCGCGGAGGCGAAGCGCCTTGCGCTTGAGCTTGTGGATGGTATGGCCTCATCGGGTTCTTCAGAAAATGGTGGGGCAATGGTGATTGCCTTTGGCCGGCGGGCGCAGATTGTACAACCCTTCACCAACGATCCATCTCTGCTGCGTAATGCAATCAACGCGCTTCAGCCATCTGATGAATCCAGTCATATAGAGCCTGCTTTGCAATTGATTCGACGCGACGCTGCTGAGAGTGTCGCAGCCAGCGAGCAACCACTGGCTGTGTACATTCTCAGCGATGGCCGGCTGTCTGACCTCGACAAGCTCAAACTTGCTGGAGCGGATATTCGGTACACACCGATCGGCGGTACGGCTGAGGCTGTGCATGGCGTGAACAATCTCGGCATTGTTTCTCTTGCCGCACGACGCGATCTCAAACGACCCGAACTGGTTCATGTCTTTGCCCGGTTTGCAAATTACACAACAAGTAACGTTCCGATTCAGGTGACGCTGCGCGTTGATGACAAGGTTGTGCGAGTCAGTAATACCAGCGTTCCCGCACTGACAGCAGGTGGCGACAGCAAAGTAGCTGCGGGTGAACCCGGCAGTCAATCCATGCAGTTTGATTTTGATCTTGCCGGTTCGGCACTGGTTGAGATTTCACACGACCATAGTGATCAACTGCTTGCAGATAATGTCGCGAGGTTAACGGTCGCGCCGCCGAAACGGTTGCGTGTCCTGATGGTGTCGGAGGGAAACCGATTTCTAGAGCGAGCGATTCGCGTGCAGGGAGTCAAGTCACTGCGGATGATGCGACCAGCCGACTTCGAAGCTCAAAACCCATCTGCCCTGCGGCGTGGAAGCTGGGAAGGTTCAACGGAGGTAGAAGGCTTCGATGCCTTGGTATTCGACCACTACGCTCCCAAGGAAGTACCCAAGGTGGACAGCCTCTATCTGGGTAGTGTGCCTCCAATTCCGGGTCTTAAGCTGCTGCCGCCCCGTGATAGCGACCCGCCGACACAACACATCTTGAGCTGGGAAAAGGATCATCCGCTGCTGCGATACGTTGCCTTGGATGATCTGGTGCTTGCTGACGCCGGTCGACTTTCCTTGCCTGATACCGCGGAAGTTCTTGCAATGGTTCAGAGTGGCCCGGTTATGGCTGAAATTAACGCCGATGGCGTACACCACGTTGTTACCGCCTTTAATTTGATCCATACGAACTGGCCGATGCAGGTGAGCTTCCCGGTATTTATCAGCAATGTGGTGCCTTGGCTGGGGCTCGGGGGACAGATTGAAACTGGTTTGAGCTACCAGGTCGGCGAGGTCGCGATTGTGCCGGTGCCAGGTGGCCAACGATCTGTGGTTTATTCGGGTCCGCTCAAGCTGCGTGCATCGGTTAGTGATAGCCGTGCTGTATTACCAATTTTTGAACGAGTGGGGCTTTACACAGCTGAAAACCCAATAGAAAAGCCGTGGGACAAACTCCCGGTAAACCTCACTGACGCAGCAGAAAGTGACATCCGCACCGTGGATAAACTCGATATCGGAGGTAAGACGGTTCAGGGTGAAGCTGCCTCAACGATGGCG encodes the following:
- a CDS encoding VWA domain-containing protein, with protein sequence MGFLSLPAALFAAAIFIPLLVALYFLKLRRKRVAVSSTLLWKKAIQDMQVNAPFQRLRKSLLLLLQLLILLALLVAFARPTFDQSAKPGQRMVILIDRSASMNATDISPTRFAEAKRLALELVDGMASSGSSENGGAMVIAFGRRAQIVQPFTNDPSLLRNAINALQPSDESSHIEPALQLIRRDAAESVAASEQPLAVYILSDGRLSDLDKLKLAGADIRYTPIGGTAEAVHGVNNLGIVSLAARRDLKRPELVHVFARFANYTTSNVPIQVTLRVDDKVVRVSNTSVPALTAGGDSKVAAGEPGSQSMQFDFDLAGSALVEISHDHSDQLLADNVARLTVAPPKRLRVLMVSEGNRFLERAIRVQGVKSLRMMRPADFEAQNPSALRRGSWEGSTEVEGFDALVFDHYAPKEVPKVDSLYLGSVPPIPGLKLLPPRDSDPPTQHILSWEKDHPLLRYVALDDLVLADAGRLSLPDTAEVLAMVQSGPVMAEINADGVHHVVTAFNLIHTNWPMQVSFPVFISNVVPWLGLGGQIETGLSYQVGEVAIVPVPGGQRSVVYSGPLKLRASVSDSRAVLPIFERVGLYTAENPIEKPWDKLPVNLTDAAESDIRTVDKLDIGGKTVQGEAASTMARREVWPWFVWAALAVLVVEWIVYTRRMHV